One Deltaproteobacteria bacterium genomic region harbors:
- a CDS encoding ABC transporter substrate-binding protein gives MSSPPFVFRAVMGNPIVCQVGRAHGFNFSARRDTSRTKRSAMNNPETIKLLQFRAAYNLPVHAGVECGIFARHGLRVDAAYTPGSLFLSAALRAGRCDIGHTGADDVIADVESTDGSDLFIFMGLHPGLFSLVGAPDCPAVNSLRGKSIGVDAKTSGLVLVLVKWLQDRGFARDDYELIEVGGWQSRYESLRDGTISATLLTEPFVENALNLGGHLLARDFEMIATYQGTCGAASRSWAERHPDRMMRYIRAYVEATAWCFARENRPACLDMLARHNDIHGRVAEQTLDALLDPEHGLYPRAAVNLPGVIATIELRAELGYLAQPIPPVQKYVDLSYYRSALAIGECEVL, from the coding sequence CGCGCCCATGGGTTCAACTTTTCCGCCCGCCGTGATACGAGCAGAACGAAACGTAGCGCCATGAATAATCCCGAGACTATCAAACTGTTGCAGTTCCGCGCTGCGTACAACTTGCCGGTGCATGCCGGGGTCGAGTGCGGAATTTTCGCTCGCCACGGGCTTCGCGTTGACGCCGCTTACACGCCTGGCTCGCTGTTTCTAAGCGCAGCGCTGCGAGCTGGCCGATGCGACATCGGCCACACCGGCGCCGACGACGTGATCGCCGATGTCGAAAGCACGGACGGCTCCGACTTGTTCATCTTCATGGGGCTTCATCCGGGTCTTTTCAGTTTGGTCGGCGCGCCGGACTGCCCAGCCGTCAATTCACTGCGCGGCAAATCGATTGGCGTCGATGCTAAAACCAGCGGCCTAGTCTTAGTGCTGGTAAAATGGCTCCAGGACCGAGGCTTTGCCAGAGACGATTATGAATTGATCGAGGTCGGCGGTTGGCAAAGCCGCTATGAGTCCTTAAGGGACGGAACAATCAGTGCGACTCTGTTGACCGAACCTTTCGTCGAGAATGCTCTGAATCTCGGCGGTCATCTGCTGGCGCGAGATTTCGAGATGATCGCCACTTACCAAGGCACCTGCGGCGCGGCGAGCCGGAGTTGGGCTGAGCGGCATCCCGATCGAATGATGCGCTACATCCGCGCCTACGTGGAAGCCACCGCGTGGTGTTTCGCCAGGGAGAATCGCCCGGCTTGCCTCGACATGCTCGCGCGCCACAACGATATTCACGGACGCGTCGCCGAACAGACACTCGATGCGCTGCTCGATCCAGAGCACGGCCTGTACCCAAGAGCGGCCGTCAATCTGCCGGGAGTTATAGCCACGATCGAGCTACGAGCGGAGCTGGGCTATCTGGCCCAACCCATTCCGCCGGTGCAGAAGTATGTCGACCTCTCCTATTATCGCAGTGCCCTGGCGATCGGCGAATGCGAAGTATTATGA